Genomic DNA from Vreelandella subglaciescola:
GCCCGTGCCAGGCCACCATGCCGGCAAACAGCGGAAAGGCAATGCGCCTGACGCTGCTATCGACCCAGCCAAGCCCCCAGCTGTCAGCGGCCATATAGCGCGCCACGTGATCGAGCGTCATGGTAACCAGCGCCAGCCACTGCCCCCAGCTCGCCCAGTCGGACGACGGGCGCGCAGCGCGAGCGGGTGAAACGGCGGTAGCAGTCGTCATCGTGAATCTCTATGGGAAACGTGACCCGATAGACTCCCCACCAGCGGGCGGGTTCCCAGCTACAGCCATGCATAGCGCCCGCTAGCCTCTCAGGCGAATATAAACCACAATCGGTGCTTATTTTGCTATGAAAAATCCCAAGGAGACTGAGTTGACCACCGATCGTTACCAACAAGGCATGGATAAGCTGAAAGAGTTGACCACCCCCGACGAAAACAACCCCACAGGGCATATGGAAGTGGGCGAAAGCTTCAAGGATATTGCCCCCGACCTGACCCAGATGGTGGTGGAGTTTGCCTTTGGCAACGTCTATTCACGCCCCGGCCTCGACAACAAACAAAAAGTGCTAACCACCATTTCAGCGCTGGTGGCCCAGGGCACGCCGCAGATCGGCATGCACGTAATCACCGGCCTGAAGGTTGGCCTGACCCCCGATGAAATTGCCGGCTGCATCATGCACCTGATCCCCTACGTGGGATTCCCGCGTTCCCTGAGCGCGCTGAAGGTGGCCCAAGACGTCTTTGCCGAACAAGGCGTGGCGATTAGTGAAGAGATGGCGGAGCAGTTGAAGAACCGCTAGAGCAGCGGTAACTATAATTCCTCTTGGTAAACCTGCCCGATAGGCTATACGCCGCCGGGCAGGTTTGTAAGTATTCACAACTATCACTTCTCTCACCCCCACGCGACAATAAAAAAATACTGCTTCATCTGTGCCGTACCAAAAGCGCGGTGACTGGTGCCATACCTCCAAACTATACTTATTTTTAATTAACCAAAAACTATATTGCCATAGCCGTGAAATACAATATTAATAATATACGCATGCGTACTCCAGCCAATAAGCACGCGTGCAGGCTGACATCCGTTAGATAATAAAAAGGAAAGTAATAATGAAAAAACTTTTACTTGCTTCGACAGTTCTGTCCTTAAGCATTTTCAACATGGCGAATGCGGACGACTACATATACGGTCAATCGGGCACAACCTACCATAAAATCGGTAGCACAACGATTGGATCTGATGGTTCAAGCCGTCATCGCATTGGTAATACCACGGTTGGCTCTGATGGAAGAAGCTCAACCAGAATAGGAAATAGTACGATACGCTCTAATGGGTCATCGTCTTCCAAAATCGGCAATACGCGATTAAACTCTGATGGATCATCCGTCACTAGAATCGGAAATTCTGTAGTAAACTCAAATGGATCCATATGCACAAAAGTTGGCTCAATGACTGTCTGCAATTAAGGTCTAAAAAGCCGCTGTAGTTGGCCGTCCCAAGCGCTGCTGCGCTCTAGCATCAACCTTTCCTAATTATAGGCTCTTGGCCGGAAGCTGCCCGGCGTGCCAGGCAGCTACTGAGTCAGTCGGAATAACGGACTGCTTTATACTAAAATACACTGCCCGAAAGCAGTGCTAATTTTCATATTATATTTTACCAAGATATTGCATTTTATCGCGCATGTGTCGAGGAACATCCTCGATCATGACCAACGTAATTTCAGATTCACTCTCGGAATTAATAGCAACACTGTCCCCCAGCGTAGCATTAAGCGTATCGGGAGTAAGGTTATACATTGCGCCAGTCAGCGGATCGACAATGAGCCAGCCAATGAGACCACCAAAAATAATGTTACCGCCAATGTACCAACCATTGACAGAAGAGTTTATTTTCATGGAACGACTTTCATAACCATCTTTTGAAATTTCGACGGTATAGGTCTTGCCACTAAAATAACCAGCAGATTTTTTCAACGTTACCGTGGCAGGCGTAGTCCCTGCGTGCACTTCCGTGCTACGTTCATCGGTAATCAACAGCTGTGCATTACTTGGGCTGCTATTAATAGTGACTGCTTGTTCTTTATCACCAACAATAGTGGCACAGCCACCCAGCATTGATATAGCTGCAATAGCAGCTGTTATTTTTAGCAATTTCATAAAGATCCCTGATAATCCTTTAAAATATTGATACTTTCATGTCGCCATTCTTTTTCTGTTTACTTGATGATACGCGGCATTTCGGTAGTTTTCAACCCAGTTGTCCAAATAGCCACGTTTAAGCGGCCAGTTTATTGAGCTCTATTTCCTGTTGCTTGCCAGGATTGAGCGATACCGATCCGGTGGCCTCCCAGCGTCGGATATCGCCCGACCAGCGCCCGGGATTCAGGCGCTTGGCACGTTCATATACGGCTTTTCGGTGGGCCAGGCGCTGGGTATCCACGCCTCGATGCCGGTCGGCGGGCGTAACGAAGTTGATGCCGCTGTGAAGGTGCTGTTTGTTATAGGCGTGCTCGAACGTCAACATCCATTTACGCACGGCGGCCAGCGATGCAAAGCCCTTTGTGGGCCACGCCGGGCAGTATTTGACGGTGCGGAACAGCGCCTCTGAATAAGGATTATCGTTGCTCACCCGGGGGCGGCTGTGGGACATCAGCATACCCAGTTCCGCCAGCCTAGCGCGCAGAGTGTACGAGGTCATCGGCGCACCGTTATCCGAGTGCAAAATTGGTGGCGTGTGCCAGCAGCTTTCACGCAATAGAGCGCGCTCCACCAGTTGCTTCGCCAAGTCGCCGGACTCGTTGTCATACACGTCCCAGGCAATGATCTTGCGACTGTAGACGTCCATGATCAGGTAAAGGTACCAGTGCTCGCCACGGACTACAGAGGGGCAGTAGCTGATGTCCCAACTCCACACCTGGTTCGGGCCCGAGGCGGTAAAACTGGTCGGCTCAGCGAGCTTTCGGGCCGGTTTCATGCGGCCTCGGTGGTTTAGCTGTTGGTGCTTTTTCAGCACCCGATAAAACGACGATTCCGAGGCCAAATAACGGCCTTGGTCTGCCAGTCGCGGGACTATTTGCGACGGTGGCAAGCTCCGGTATTCCGTTTGGCAGCAAGTGGTTAGAATCGCCTCTTCTTCCGCTTGAGTCAGCTGATGGGCCTGCACAACCCGCACGGCCTGTGAGCGCTGATCCGTGGTCACATCGCCATTGGCCTGCCGCCAGCGTTTTAACGTGCGCTGGCTTAGCCCCATCAGTTCTG
This window encodes:
- a CDS encoding carboxymuconolactone decarboxylase family protein, with translation MTTDRYQQGMDKLKELTTPDENNPTGHMEVGESFKDIAPDLTQMVVEFAFGNVYSRPGLDNKQKVLTTISALVAQGTPQIGMHVITGLKVGLTPDEIAGCIMHLIPYVGFPRSLSALKVAQDVFAEQGVAISEEMAEQLKNR
- a CDS encoding IS3 family transposase (programmed frameshift), which codes for MPRYSKERKAAVLKKLLPPENRSVASVAAEEGIANATLYGWLKTCRQQGVPVPGKRKTGDEWSADAKLAVVIETAPLSETELGAYCREKGVYPEQVQRWKDACLQGADRHEDQEKTAQKQRKEDRQTIKKLTSEVRRKDRALAETTSLLVLSKKLEALYGEDGQRGQLTPLSERTRLLQDVDEAVAGGAARYKAAELMGLSQRTLKRWRQANGDVTTDQRSQAVRVVQAHQLTQAEEEAILTTCCQTEYRSLPPSQIVPRLADQGRYLASESSFYRVLKKHQQLNHRGRMKPARKLAEPTSFTASGPNQVWSWDISYCPSVVRGEHWYLYLIMDVYSRKIIAWDVYDNESGDLAKQLVERALLRESCWHTPPILHSDNGAPMTSYTLRARLAELGMLMSHSRPRVSNDNPYSEALFRTVKYCPAWPTKGFASLAAVRKWMLTFEHAYNKQHLHSGINFVTPADRHRGVDTQRLAHRKAVYERAKRLNPGRWSGDIRRWEATGSVSLNPGKQQEIELNKLAA